The Vibrio rhizosphaerae genome includes a region encoding these proteins:
- a CDS encoding ABC transporter permease, with the protein MNRSYLVNRSLVRWCWQELRQGQLWLVVMAFVLIIASVFALSAIAQRMDQVIVKQGKDALMADTVFISANPIPQSLINQARQLGGTTSEMTQFSTMMFGGQGMKLVMVKAVDDAFPLRGSLQLSDGQTSQTHVKPDQVWLDPQLLSDLGIKVGDSVSLGDMEHVVSGTISAEPGLSFNPFRQMSSVFIHRSQVAKTGALQVGSRVEYHLFINATPAAIQQLKQQVKLTPSDEWRDVGQRSRTQDIFNKSEQYLSLVVIIVVLMSTMTLLLTCQHYVASRRQTVAMLKSLGASKRWVRHWLVIQVLMLLGISLLIGLPLGYGLERLLRLPLIGLLPSPLPALGMTPFVMALLSCLLVAVPGLGIPLYRLVDTAAVTSLQSHTAGQSQSLYLWGLWLVPCVGAALYWGNQLMVWLALGGIVLVSAVLAATGLLLFRGLQALPLNAAFKLALKRVNRTRPATGMQLGALSLSLMLFAALWLVRTDLLSDWSSVFPDNAPDVFALNIATHEKDDYQHQLEQLNIVHSPIFPIVRGRLSRINGTDAIEYAGGREASNVLRREVNFTWAEQLPDYNQIVAGQWQPNNGVSVEESVARELGVKVGDQLTFTINSQSVTATVNSIRQVEWREMKPNFYFIFTPDRLAQLPATWMVSFRLGADASHQLSQLGHAYPTVSLLDLREITQKIQGLLSQIVNAISILAVVGVVAGLLLIYTLLKLSLMQRQEEMKLYRTLGMSRRRLRWTVLAEFGLIAVVAGTVSGFGADALVAAMIDYGFELTPRIHPLLWGVQPVFALVMVMVVVGRLIRQLTHSRRSLMSGLNVE; encoded by the coding sequence ATGAATAGATCGTACTTGGTCAATCGCTCACTGGTGCGATGGTGTTGGCAAGAGCTGCGTCAGGGGCAACTGTGGCTTGTGGTGATGGCATTTGTACTGATCATTGCCAGTGTTTTTGCGTTATCCGCTATCGCTCAACGTATGGATCAGGTGATTGTCAAACAGGGCAAAGATGCGTTAATGGCCGATACGGTGTTTATCAGTGCCAATCCGATTCCTCAATCGTTGATCAACCAAGCCCGGCAACTGGGTGGGACCACATCAGAGATGACGCAATTTTCCACCATGATGTTTGGCGGGCAGGGCATGAAGCTGGTCATGGTCAAAGCAGTGGATGATGCGTTTCCGTTGCGGGGATCATTACAGTTATCCGATGGCCAGACCAGCCAGACACACGTCAAACCAGACCAAGTCTGGCTCGATCCTCAGTTATTGTCTGACCTTGGGATCAAAGTGGGTGACAGCGTCAGTCTCGGTGATATGGAGCATGTGGTTTCCGGCACGATTAGCGCTGAGCCGGGTTTGAGCTTTAACCCTTTTCGTCAGATGTCGAGCGTGTTTATTCATCGCTCACAGGTCGCCAAAACCGGTGCGCTGCAAGTCGGCAGCCGGGTGGAATACCACTTATTTATCAATGCCACACCTGCCGCCATTCAACAGTTAAAACAACAGGTTAAACTAACCCCCAGCGATGAATGGCGCGATGTCGGGCAGCGTTCCAGAACACAGGATATTTTTAATAAATCAGAGCAGTATCTGTCGCTGGTTGTCATTATTGTGGTGTTGATGTCAACCATGACGCTCTTGCTGACCTGCCAGCATTATGTCGCTTCTCGCCGTCAGACCGTCGCGATGCTGAAAAGTCTCGGGGCTTCTAAACGCTGGGTTCGGCATTGGCTGGTGATTCAAGTCTTGATGCTGTTAGGGATCTCACTTCTGATCGGTTTGCCGCTGGGGTACGGCCTCGAACGATTATTAAGATTACCGCTGATCGGTCTGTTGCCTTCCCCCTTACCCGCACTTGGGATGACACCATTTGTGATGGCGCTGCTCAGTTGCCTGTTGGTTGCGGTTCCGGGGTTAGGCATTCCTCTCTATCGGCTCGTTGACACGGCCGCGGTAACGAGTCTCCAAAGTCATACCGCTGGTCAGTCTCAATCTCTCTATTTATGGGGGCTGTGGCTGGTACCTTGTGTCGGGGCTGCGTTGTACTGGGGCAATCAGTTGATGGTCTGGCTGGCCTTAGGCGGTATTGTTTTGGTGTCTGCCGTGTTGGCCGCGACTGGACTATTACTGTTTCGTGGGTTACAGGCGTTACCGTTAAATGCAGCGTTCAAACTGGCGCTGAAACGTGTCAATCGAACCCGCCCGGCCACCGGAATGCAGCTTGGGGCGTTATCGTTGTCATTAATGCTGTTTGCTGCGTTATGGTTAGTACGAACCGATTTACTGTCAGACTGGTCCAGTGTTTTTCCTGACAATGCACCGGATGTATTTGCGCTGAATATCGCGACTCATGAGAAAGATGATTATCAGCATCAACTTGAGCAACTGAATATTGTTCATTCACCGATTTTTCCGATCGTCCGCGGCCGCTTATCGCGCATTAATGGCACTGATGCGATTGAATACGCCGGCGGGCGGGAAGCCAGCAATGTGTTGCGTCGGGAGGTCAACTTCACATGGGCGGAACAGTTACCCGACTACAATCAAATCGTGGCAGGGCAGTGGCAGCCCAATAACGGAGTGTCGGTCGAAGAAAGTGTCGCACGTGAGTTAGGTGTGAAGGTCGGTGATCAATTAACCTTTACGATTAACAGCCAGTCTGTCACCGCAACCGTTAACTCGATCCGGCAGGTCGAATGGCGTGAGATGAAACCGAATTTTTATTTTATATTTACGCCCGATCGGTTAGCTCAGTTGCCGGCAACATGGATGGTCAGTTTCCGTCTGGGTGCCGATGCATCACATCAGTTATCACAGTTGGGGCATGCTTATCCGACCGTCAGTTTGCTTGATCTGCGTGAAATCACCCAAAAAATTCAGGGGTTGTTATCCCAGATCGTTAATGCGATTTCTATTCTCGCTGTCGTGGGTGTGGTTGCCGGTTTGCTGCTGATCTATACCTTACTGAAATTAAGCTTGATGCAGCGTCAGGAAGAGATGAAATTATACCGGACTTTGGGCATGAGCCGACGGAGGCTGAGATGGACGGTACTTGCAGAATTCGGCCTGATTGCGGTGGTGGCCGGTACGGTCTCTGGTTTTGGCGCAGACGCTTTGGTTGCTGCCATGATTGACTACGGGTTTGAACTGACGCCACGGATCCATCCGCTGTTGTGGGGTGTTCAGCCTGTGTTTGCGCTGGTCATGGTGATGGTTGTGGTCGGGCGTTTAATCCGGCAATTGACGCATTCGCGTCGGTCTTTGATGAGTGGCTTGAATGTTGAGTAA
- a CDS encoding ABC transporter ATP-binding protein, with the protein MTNTPVISAKYLSKTVSTNQQNLTIVKEAHFDIYPAESVAIVGTSGAGKSTLMALLSGLDIASSGDVELFGQSLKALDDEQRAAMRSESVGFIFQNFLLIPSLSALDNVTLPCLLRGEPEDRERATSLLNAVGLGERLHHTPAQLSGGEQQRVAIARAFMIHPKILFADEPTGNLDQQTAAMVIELLFQLNEESGTTLVLVTHDHHLAERCQRRLQMNAGQLEEIES; encoded by the coding sequence ATGACGAACACACCTGTGATTTCTGCAAAATATCTGAGTAAAACAGTGTCTACGAATCAGCAGAATTTGACAATTGTTAAAGAGGCTCACTTTGATATTTATCCCGCAGAAAGTGTCGCTATTGTCGGCACATCCGGGGCCGGGAAATCAACACTGATGGCCCTGTTATCGGGTTTGGATATCGCCTCTTCAGGGGATGTTGAGCTGTTCGGACAGTCATTGAAGGCACTCGACGATGAGCAGCGGGCCGCGATGCGCAGTGAATCGGTAGGGTTTATTTTTCAGAACTTCTTACTGATTCCGAGCCTGTCAGCATTAGATAATGTGACGTTGCCTTGCCTGCTGCGCGGTGAACCCGAAGACCGGGAGCGTGCCACATCGCTGTTAAATGCGGTCGGGCTGGGGGAGCGGCTTCATCACACTCCTGCTCAGCTTTCCGGCGGTGAGCAACAACGGGTTGCGATCGCTCGGGCGTTTATGATTCATCCGAAGATTTTGTTTGCGGACGAACCGACCGGTAACCTCGATCAACAAACCGCAGCCATGGTGATCGAGTTACTGTTCCAGCTCAATGAAGAATCAGGGACGACCTTGGTCCTCGTCACTCATGACCATCATCTGGCCGAGCGCTGTCAGCGTCGATTACAAATGAATGCCGGACAGCTCGAGGAGATTGAGTCATGA
- the tesA gene encoding multifunctional acyl-CoA thioesterase I/protease I/lysophospholipase L1 translates to MRWLSFLLVLTFSLQAHSLQAHNVRLLIVGDSLSAGYQMSADQAWPSLLPQALQKYNRSVTVVNASISGDTTGNSLARLPQLLQQHTPDYVLLELGANDGLRGFSPQIPEQNLAQMIDRVTQSGAKAILMQIRIPPNYGKRYSQAFSSIYPKLSEEKQIPLLPFFLEQVIVRDEWMQSDGLHPNEKAQPWIAEWMAQQLSPILASAADTGLSSS, encoded by the coding sequence ATGCGATGGTTATCCTTTCTTCTGGTTTTGACTTTTTCATTACAGGCTCATTCATTACAGGCTCATAATGTGCGGTTACTGATTGTCGGTGATAGTTTGAGTGCCGGATATCAAATGTCTGCCGATCAGGCATGGCCGAGTTTACTCCCGCAAGCTTTACAAAAGTACAATCGCTCGGTCACTGTCGTCAATGCCAGTATCTCCGGAGACACAACTGGTAACAGTTTGGCGCGTTTACCACAGCTATTGCAGCAACATACCCCCGATTACGTACTGCTTGAACTGGGGGCCAACGACGGGCTGCGCGGTTTTTCACCTCAGATTCCTGAGCAAAATCTGGCACAGATGATTGATCGTGTCACCCAGTCCGGTGCCAAGGCAATTCTGATGCAGATCCGCATCCCGCCTAATTATGGGAAGCGCTATAGCCAAGCTTTCTCGTCTATCTATCCGAAACTCTCCGAGGAAAAACAGATCCCGCTGCTGCCCTTCTTTCTGGAACAGGTCATTGTGCGCGATGAGTGGATGCAGTCCGACGGGCTTCACCCCAATGAAAAGGCACAACCGTGGATTGCTGAATGGATGGCACAACAGTTGAGCCCTATTCTGGCGTCAGCCGCGGATACCGGCCTGTCCTCATCCTGA
- a CDS encoding trans-2-enoyl-CoA reductase family protein: MHITPKINGVVAQSAHPYGCEQSIRQQIQYAKTATPILNGPKRVLILGASSGLGLAARIALTFGGAEADTIGVSLDTPPQANHSGSAGFYNNYYFKQYAQREGRTAIHIQGDVFARQTKEAVIEAIETYFEGEVDLIIYSVASGKRRKAEGSDHFWHSAIKPIGQPLQSVLLDLGQDQWHDVILEPALEEEIDATLKVMGGEDWEAWIDALINSESIADGCQSVAFSYIGAEFTHPIYLDGTLGRAKVDVHQTSHSLNLKLAHYGGRAYAAVCQALITRASIFIPGLSPYLIALNQAMHTLGIHENCNSQMQRLFTEKLYGPETVPVDGERLIRLDEHELTPEVQHQTQQLLAEMNAENFSRSDAYQAFKTAFMQLNGFQWPTIDERAPIDLRPFIKFATKG, translated from the coding sequence ATGCACATAACCCCAAAGATCAATGGCGTTGTTGCACAAAGCGCACATCCTTACGGTTGCGAGCAATCGATTAGACAACAAATTCAGTACGCAAAAACTGCAACACCCATTTTGAACGGCCCCAAACGCGTGCTCATCTTAGGCGCATCTTCCGGACTGGGGCTGGCGGCACGGATCGCCCTTACCTTTGGCGGCGCTGAAGCAGACACGATTGGTGTCTCTCTCGATACGCCACCGCAAGCGAATCACTCCGGCAGCGCCGGTTTCTACAATAACTACTATTTCAAACAGTATGCACAACGTGAAGGCCGGACCGCGATTCATATTCAGGGGGACGTGTTTGCTCGCCAAACAAAAGAAGCGGTCATTGAAGCGATTGAGACTTACTTTGAAGGCGAAGTCGATCTGATCATTTACAGTGTTGCCTCCGGTAAACGGAGAAAAGCAGAAGGCAGTGATCACTTCTGGCATTCCGCCATTAAACCCATTGGCCAGCCGCTGCAAAGTGTCTTGCTCGATTTAGGGCAGGATCAATGGCACGATGTGATACTGGAACCTGCTTTAGAAGAAGAGATCGACGCCACGCTGAAAGTCATGGGTGGCGAAGACTGGGAAGCGTGGATCGATGCATTGATTAACTCAGAATCGATTGCCGATGGCTGTCAGTCTGTGGCGTTCTCTTATATCGGCGCTGAGTTCACTCATCCGATTTATCTTGACGGGACGCTGGGCCGGGCAAAGGTCGATGTACATCAAACCAGTCATTCCCTCAACCTGAAGCTTGCACATTATGGCGGGCGAGCTTATGCGGCAGTCTGTCAGGCGTTAATCACCCGGGCCAGCATCTTTATTCCCGGCCTGAGTCCTTATTTGATTGCGTTGAATCAGGCCATGCACACATTGGGAATCCACGAAAACTGCAACAGTCAGATGCAGCGTCTGTTCACGGAAAAACTATATGGCCCGGAGACGGTTCCGGTCGATGGCGAACGTTTGATCCGGCTGGATGAACACGAGCTTACCCCTGAAGTTCAGCACCAAACACAGCAATTACTCGCGGAAATGAATGCCGAGAATTTTTCACGATCCGATGCTTATCAGGCGTTCAAAACAGCCTTCATGCAATTAAACGGGTTTCAATGGCCAACCATTGATGAGCGCGCCCCGATCGATCTCCGGCCTTTTATCAAATTCGCAACAAAAGGATAA